Genomic DNA from Streptomyces sp. GS7:
TGGTCACCGACCGCAACGGGGACTTCCTGTCCCGTCCGGAGGCGTTCGAGCGGGCCGCGGACGTACTGGAGGCGTGGGCGGCGGAGTACCGCCCCTGAGCCCGGCCCTGGTCCGGACCTACTCGTCAGGGGCGGCTCGCGGGCCCGCGGGGACTTCAGACGGTCCGCACGGGCCCGTTGCCGACGGGCCCGTTGTCAGGGTGTGCCGACTTCTCGCCGTCCGACTTCTCGTCGTCCGGATTCCGGTCGTCCGGCTTCTCGTCGTGCAGGGTGATGGCGCGCTGCATGGCCTTGCGGGCGCGCGGGGTGTCCCGGGCGTCGTGGTAGGCGACGGCGAGCCGGAACCACGTGCGCCAGTCGCCCGGCGCCTCCTCGGTCTCGGCCTGCCGCCGGGCGAAGACCGCGTCGGCCGCGTCCCGGTCGACGCGGCCGCCGGGGGTCCGCAGGAGGTCGTCGACCGGCAGGCCGCCCTCGGCCTCCAGAGTGCGGGCCAGCCGGTTGGCGCTGCGCGCGAAGCGGGTGTTGGCCCACAGGAACCAGCCGCCGATGCACGGCAGGACGAAGGCCACCGCGCCCATGCCCATGGCCGCCGGCTCCCCCGTCAGCAGGAGGAGGACGCCCTCCATCGCCACCACGCCGAAGACCAGCACCAGCACGGTGGCGAGGAAGATGTACGTGATCTTTCCGCCCATGACCGTCAGCCCAGGTCGAGGAAGTTCTCCAGGCCCACCGTCAGGCCCGGGGTGTTCACCACGCGGCGCACGCCGAGCAGGATGCCCGGCATGAAGCTGCTGTGGTGGAGGGAGTCATGGCGGATGGTGAGGGTCTCCCCCACGCCGCCGAACAGCACCTCCTGGTGGGCCAGCAGGCCGCGCAGCCGTACGGAGTGCACCGGGACGCCGTCCACGTCCGCGCCGCGGGCGCCGTCCAGCGCGGTGCTGGTGGCGTCCGGCTGGGGCGCGCAGCCGGCCTCCTCGCGGGCCTTGGCGATGAGCTGGGCGGTGCGGGCGGCGGTGCCGGACGGGGCATCCGCCTTGTTGGGGTGGTGCAGCTCGATGACCTCGACGGACTCGAAGAAGCGAGCCGCCTGCTGGGCGAACTGCATGGTCAGCACCGCGCCGATGGAGAAGTTCGGCGCGATCAGCACGCCCGCCTCCGGCGAGGCGGCGAGCGAGGTGCGCAGCTGCGCGAGGCGCTCGTCGGTCCAGCCGGTGGTGCCGACCACGGCGTGGATCCCGTGCCGCAGGCAGAAGTCGAGGTTGCCCATCACCGCGCCGGGGTTGGTCAGCTCGACCACGACCTCGGCGCCGGCCTCGACCAGTGTCTCCAGCTTGTCGCCCCGGCCGAGGGCCGCGACCAGTTCCATGTCGTCGGCGGCCTCGACGGCCCGTACGGCCTCGGAGCCGATGCGCCCCTTGGCTCCGAGGACGGCCACGCGCAGCTTGCTCATCGTTTTCCGCTCTCTCTTGGTGGTTCGGTGACCCGCGGACGGTGCCGACGCCGTCGCCTAGGCGACGGCGTCGTCCAGACGGGCCGCCTGCCGGTCCTTCAGTGGGCCGATGACGGACAGCGAGGGCCGCGCGCCCAGGACATCACGGGCCAGCTCCCGGACCTCGTCCGGGGTGACGGCCGATATCCGGGCGAGCATCTCGTCGACCGACATGTGCTCGCCCCAGCACAGCTCGCTCTTGCCGAGCCGGTGCATCAGGGCCCCGGTGTCCTCCAGGCCGAGGACCGTCGAGCCTCGCAACTGGCCGATCGCGCGCCGGATCTCGTCGTCGGTGAGGCCCTCGGCCGCCACCTTGTCGAGTTCGTCGCGACAGATCCCGAGGACGTCGTGCACCTGGTTGGGGCGGCAGCCGGCGTAGACGCCGAACAGCCCGCAGTCGGCGAACCCCGAGGTGAAGGAGTAGACGCTGTAGGCCAGGCCGCGCTTCTCGCGGACCTCCTGGAAGAGGCGGGAGGACATCCCGCCGCCCAGGGCCGTGTTCAGTACGCCCATCGCCCAGCGCCGCTCGTCCGTGCGAGCCATGCCCGGTACGCCGAGGACCACATGCGCCTGCTCGGTCTTGCGGCCCAGGAGTTCCACGCGTCCGGCCGTGCGGATGGCGCGGGAGCCGCTGCGCGGGGCCATCGGAGCCGCGTCCTGGCGGCCCAGCGCGCCGGCCCGCTCGAAGGCGCGGCGGACCATGCGGACGACCTTGGCGTGGTCGACGTTGCCGGCGGCGGTGACGACCAGGTGCGTGGGGTCGTAGTGCTTCTTGTAGAAGCGGCGGATGCGGTCGGCGGTGAGGGCGTTGACGGTGTCGACGCTGCCCAGTACGGGCCGGCCGAGCGGGGTGTCGCCGAGCATGGTGTGCGCGAACAGGTCGTGCACGCAGTCGCCCGGGTCGTCCTCGGTCATCGCGATCTCTTCGAGGATGACGCCGCGCTCGGCGTCCACGTCCTCGGTCTCGATCAGCGAGCCGGTGAGCATGTCGCACACCACGTCGATGGCCAGCGGGAGGTCGGTGTCCAGCACCCGCGCGTAGTAGCAGGTGTATTCCTTCGCGGTGAAGGCGTTCATCTCGCCGCCGACCTCGTCGATCGCGGCGGAGATGTCCAGGGCGGTGCGCTGGCCGGTGCCCTTGAAGAGCAGGTGCTCCAGGTAGTGGGTGGCGCCGTTGAGCGACGGCGTCTCGTCGCGGGAGCCGACGTGCGCCCAGATCCCGAAGGTGACGGAGCGGACGGACGGCAGCGTCTCGGTGACGACGCGCAGGCCGCCGGGGAGGGTCGTCTTGCGGACCGTGCCGGCGCCCGCGGTGCCCTTGAGAAGCGTTTGGGTACGGGCGACGGCCCGCCCCTCCGAAGAGGTGCGGGCCGTCGTCGTGTACGTACGGGACGTCACTTGGCGGCGTCGTCCTTCGTGTCGGCGGCCGCGTCGTCGTCCTCGATCACGGGGATCAGGGAGAGCTTGCCGCGCTGGTCGATCTCGGCGATCTCGACCTGGACCTTGGCGCCCACGGCGAGCACGTCCTCGACGTTCTCGACGCGCTTGCCGCCGGCCAGCTTGCGGATCTGCGAGATGTGCAGCAGGCCGTCCTTGCCCGGGAGCAGGGACACGAACGCACCGAAGGTGGTCGTCTTGACGACGGTGCCCAGGTAGCGCTCGCCGACCTCCGGCATGGTCGGGTTGGCGATGCCGTTGATCGTGGCGCGGGCGGCCTCGGCGGCCGGGCCGTCGGCGGCACCGATGTAGATCGTGCCGTCGTCCTCGATCGTGATGTCGGCGCCGGTGTCCTCCTGGATCTGGTTGATCATCTTGCCCTTGGGGCCGATGACCTCGCCGATCTTGTCCACCGGGATCTTGACGGTGATGATCCGCGGGGCGTTCGGGGACATCTCGTCGGGGACGTCGATGGCCTCGTTCATCACGTCGAGGATGTGCAGGCGGGCGTCGCGGGCCTGCTTCAGCGCGGCGGCCAGGACCGAGGCGGGGATGCCGTCGAGCTTGGTGTCGAGCTGGAGCGCGGTGACGAACTGCTTGGTGCCGGCGACCTTGAAGTCCATGTCGCCGAAGGCGTCCTCCGCACCGAGGATGTCGGTGAGGGTGACGTAGTGCGTCTCGCCGTCGATCTCCTGGGAGATCAGGCCCATCGCGATGCCGGCGACCGGGGCCTTGAGCGGCACACCGGCGTTCATCAGCGACATCGTGGAGGCGCAGACCGAGCCCATGGACGTCGAGCCGTTGGAGCCCAGCGCCTCGGAGACCTGGCGGATCGCGTAGGGGAACTCCTCGCGGGTCGGCAGGACCGGGACGAGCGCCCGCTCGGCCAGCGCGCCGTGGCCGATCTCGCGGCGCTTGGGGGAGCCGACGCGGCCGGTCTCGCCGGTGGAGTACGGCGGGAAGTTGTAGTTGTGCATGTAGCGCTTGCGGGTCACCGGGGAGAGGGTGTCCAGCTGCTGCTCCATGCGGAGCATGTTGAGGGTGGTGACGCCCAGGATCTGGGTCTCGCCACGCTCGAACAGCGCGGAACCGTGCACCCGCGGGATCGCCTCGACCTCGGCGGCGAGCGTACGGATGTCCGTGACGCCGCGGCCGTCGATGCGCTTCTTCTCCTTGATGACGCGCTCGCGGACCAGGGTCTTGGTCAGCGAGCGGTACGCGGCGGAGATCTCCTTCTCGCGGCCCTCGAACTCCGGGAGGAGCTTCTCGGCGGCCAGCGCCTTGACGCGGTCCAGCTCGGCCTCGCGCTCCTGCTTGCCGGCGATGGTCAGCGCCTGGGAGAGCTCGTCCTTGACGGCCTTGGTCAGCGCCTCCAGGACGTCGTCCTGGTAGTCGAGGAAGACCGGGAACTCGCCGGTCGGCTTGGCGGCCTTGGCGGCCAGGTCCGACTGGGCCTTGCACAGGACCTTGATGAAGGGCTTGGCGGCCTCCAGACCTGCGGCGACGACCTCCTCGGTCGGGGCCTCGGCGCCGCCCTTGACCAGCTCGACGGTCTTCTCGGTGGCCTCGGCCTCGACCATCATGATCGCGACGTCGCCGTCGGGCAGCACCCGGCCGGCCACGACCATGTCGAAGACCGCGTCCTCCAGCTCGGTGTGGGTCGGGAACGCCACCCACTGGCCGTTGATCAGGGCGACGCGGGTGGCGCCGATCGGGCCGGAGAAGGGCAGGCCGGCCAGCTGCGTGGAGCAGGAGGCGGCGTTGATGGCGACCACGTCGTAGAGGTGGTCGGGGTTGAGCGCCATGACCGTCTCGACGATCTGGATCTCGTTGCGCAGGCCCTTCTTGAAGGAGGGGCGCAGCGGCCGGTCGATGAGGCGGCAGGTGAGGATCGCGTCCTCGCTGGGGCGGCCCTCACGGCGGAAGAAGGAGCCGGGGATCTTCCCGGCCGAGTACATCCGCTCCTCGACGTCGACGGTCAGCGGGAAGAAGTCCAGCTGGTCCTTCGGGTTCTTGGAAGCGGTGGTGGCCGACAGCACCATGGTGTCGTCGTCCAGGTAGGCCACGGCGGAGCCGGCGGCCTGCTTGGCCAGGCGGCCCGTCTCGAAGCGGATGGTGCGGGTGCCGAAGGAGCCGTTGTCGATCACGGCTTCGGCGTAGTGGGTCTCGTTCTCCACCAGGAATATCTCCTCGTCTGCGTCCGCTGCCCGTGTGGCAGGGACCGTCTTCGGTGGAGCGCCGGTGCGGGCCGGTCTTCGATCGAAGCACCCGGAGTGATGTCGCATGGTCTGCCATGGACGGCCCGGGGGCCACTACCGAGGACCGGCGGCCAGGAGGCGCTCCTACCGCGTTCGCTTTTGCGATATGGCACCAGACTACAAAGCTTCCGTCCACCGCGCGGCGGGACGGCTGTCCGGTGCGTACGGCAAAGGGAGCGGTCCCCGGTGGGACCCGCTCCCTATGCGGCACTTTTATGGATTACTTGGCGCCCGCCGCACCGCGGCGGATGCCCAGGCGCTCGACCAGCGCGCGGAAGCGCGTGATGTCCTTCTTCGCCAGGTACTGCAGCAGGCGGCGGCGCTGGCCGACGAGCAGCAGCAGACCACGGCGGGAGTGGTGGTCGTGCTTGTGGGTCTTGAGGTGCTCGGTCAGGTCCGAGATGCGGCGGGACAGCAGCGCGACCTGGACCTCGGGGGAGCCGGTGTCACCCTCCTTGGTGCCGAAATCGGCCATGATCTGCTTCTTCGTGGCGGCGTCGAGCGACACGCGTACTCCTCTGGATTCCGGTCCGTGAGCGTCCCTGGTTTGCGTCACAGGGAATCTTGGATGACTCGGATGGACCGTCGGACAGACTACCAGCTGGAAACGGCCCCCCGACCGGGTGGTCGGGGGGCCGTGACGCGGACGGTGCCGTGGGCCGCCGCTAGCTGTTGCCGGTGAGGCCGCGCACGGTGCTGTAGATGTCGAGCACCGCCAGGCACAGCGGCACCAGGGACAGCAGGACCAGGCCGTCGAAGATGTCGAAGATCCGGCCCCAGAAGGGGGTGACGCCCTTCTTCGGAACGATCAGGCCGACGCCGACGAGGACGGCGGCGCCCACCGCGATGCTGCTGGAGAACCAGACGGTGCGGACGTTCAGCGGGCCGGAGTCCTGGAAGCGCTGCAGGGTGACGAAGATGTCGACCGGCGGGTGCAGCGCGATGCCCAGGACGAGCAGCACGATGGTGAGGATGCCCGCGATGGTCAGGCAGGCGACCTGCGCGGTGTAGTCGAAGAGCCGGGCGCGCAGCATGATCGTGATGCCCGCGGCGAGCGCCAGCACCTGGGCCCAGACGTTGTCGGAGAAGCCGAGGACGACACCGGCGGAGCCGACGACCAGGGCGGAGCAGCCGGCGACCAGGCCGAGCAGCAGTTCGTGGCCGCGCTTGGCCTGGTTGCCGATCTTGACGAAGTCGACGGACTCGGTCTCGCCGCCGTTGTCGAGGGCGCCCTTCGCGATCTGGTCGGGCGACTTGTAGCCGATGGGCAGGCGGGCGAAGCGGGCGGAGAGGCCGGGCAGCCAGGCGACCATCGCGATGGAGACGACGGCGGTGACCGCGCCGACCTCGCGCGGGGCGGCGTCGGTGAGGATCGCGGCGAAGACCGCGAGGGTGCCGATCGCGGACAGGAAGGCGGCGGCCACGAAGGGCGCGTCACCGCGCGGCAGCAGGACCACCAGGAGCACGGAGGCGATCAGTACGGTCACGCAGCCGACGAGCAGCTGGAGCCGGCCGGGGCCGGAGCCCTGGTCGACGGGGAAGATGCCGGAGCCGGCGATCAGCAGGTGCGGCAGCGACGCGAGGCCCAGCGCGATGGAGGAGCCGTGGTCGTCGTAGACCCGGGCGCGGACGCCGGCCAGGGCAACCAGGACGACGCCGACGACACCGGCGATGATGCCGGGGAGCCGGTGCATGTCGCGGTCGATCGGGTTCGAGAACCACAGCGCGAACGCCATCATGACGAGCAGCAGCACGCCGGCGGTGAGGCCGACGAGGTGCATCAGGTCGTCGGTCCAGCGGCTGCGGTTGCGCTTGACGGCGGACGCGACCGCGTCCGAGACGTCGTCGAAGACCGGCAGCGGCAGCGACTCGGCGAACGGCTTGAGAAGCAGCAGGTCGCCGTCGAGGATCTGCTGCTGGGCCAGCGACTGCCCGGCGTCAAGTACCGTGCCGTCGCGGCGTACGAGGTGGTATCCGGTCGGGGCGCCCTCGGCCTGGGACTGCCCGGAGAGCCGCAGGATCTCCGGATAAATGTCGACGAGTGCCACGTCCTCCGGCAGTGCCACGTCGATCCGTGCGTCCGGCGCGGCGACTGTGACCCGGCAGAAGCCGGTGCCAGTGCTCGTGCTCACCTGGCGGTTCCCCCTATCCGTTGGGCGTTTTGTCGCGTCACGCGCCCTATATATAAAGCCGTCTCTGACAGCGTTGTGGCGCGCTCGCGGGGCGTCAGCGTACCGTCCGATCGGGGTACTGCCCCACCCACCCCTTGGCTTGACGTTTAACAGTAGGATCAACGCCTGCGTCGGGCCAAGGACTTGGCTCGGGGGACCGTCGAACCAACGGGGGCGGTCCGAGACTGCGAGATGCATGAAGGACTGATGCCTCGGTGAGCGTTGTCATCGTCAAGCGCCCGCCACGCGCGCTGCCACATGAAGTCCCCTCGGAGGAGGTGGTACTTGAGGCGCCTCCGGAGCTGCCCCGCGAGGGTGAGCCGGAAAACCTGTTCATGACGTTCATGCCCATGATGGGCATGGCGTCGTCGGCGGGCTTCCTCTTCATGGGGAACCAGCCGTTCATGAAGATCATGG
This window encodes:
- the rpsO gene encoding 30S ribosomal protein S15, with product MSLDAATKKQIMADFGTKEGDTGSPEVQVALLSRRISDLTEHLKTHKHDHHSRRGLLLLVGQRRRLLQYLAKKDITRFRALVERLGIRRGAAGAK
- the eccD gene encoding type VII secretion integral membrane protein EccD, which encodes MSTSTGTGFCRVTVAAPDARIDVALPEDVALVDIYPEILRLSGQSQAEGAPTGYHLVRRDGTVLDAGQSLAQQQILDGDLLLLKPFAESLPLPVFDDVSDAVASAVKRNRSRWTDDLMHLVGLTAGVLLLVMMAFALWFSNPIDRDMHRLPGIIAGVVGVVLVALAGVRARVYDDHGSSIALGLASLPHLLIAGSGIFPVDQGSGPGRLQLLVGCVTVLIASVLLVVLLPRGDAPFVAAAFLSAIGTLAVFAAILTDAAPREVGAVTAVVSIAMVAWLPGLSARFARLPIGYKSPDQIAKGALDNGGETESVDFVKIGNQAKRGHELLLGLVAGCSALVVGSAGVVLGFSDNVWAQVLALAAGITIMLRARLFDYTAQVACLTIAGILTIVLLVLGIALHPPVDIFVTLQRFQDSGPLNVRTVWFSSSIAVGAAVLVGVGLIVPKKGVTPFWGRIFDIFDGLVLLSLVPLCLAVLDIYSTVRGLTGNS
- the dapB gene encoding 4-hydroxy-tetrahydrodipicolinate reductase, which codes for MSKLRVAVLGAKGRIGSEAVRAVEAADDMELVAALGRGDKLETLVEAGAEVVVELTNPGAVMGNLDFCLRHGIHAVVGTTGWTDERLAQLRTSLAASPEAGVLIAPNFSIGAVLTMQFAQQAARFFESVEVIELHHPNKADAPSGTAARTAQLIAKAREEAGCAPQPDATSTALDGARGADVDGVPVHSVRLRGLLAHQEVLFGGVGETLTIRHDSLHHSSFMPGILLGVRRVVNTPGLTVGLENFLDLG
- a CDS encoding polyribonucleotide nucleotidyltransferase, with product MENETHYAEAVIDNGSFGTRTIRFETGRLAKQAAGSAVAYLDDDTMVLSATTASKNPKDQLDFFPLTVDVEERMYSAGKIPGSFFRREGRPSEDAILTCRLIDRPLRPSFKKGLRNEIQIVETVMALNPDHLYDVVAINAASCSTQLAGLPFSGPIGATRVALINGQWVAFPTHTELEDAVFDMVVAGRVLPDGDVAIMMVEAEATEKTVELVKGGAEAPTEEVVAAGLEAAKPFIKVLCKAQSDLAAKAAKPTGEFPVFLDYQDDVLEALTKAVKDELSQALTIAGKQEREAELDRVKALAAEKLLPEFEGREKEISAAYRSLTKTLVRERVIKEKKRIDGRGVTDIRTLAAEVEAIPRVHGSALFERGETQILGVTTLNMLRMEQQLDTLSPVTRKRYMHNYNFPPYSTGETGRVGSPKRREIGHGALAERALVPVLPTREEFPYAIRQVSEALGSNGSTSMGSVCASTMSLMNAGVPLKAPVAGIAMGLISQEIDGETHYVTLTDILGAEDAFGDMDFKVAGTKQFVTALQLDTKLDGIPASVLAAALKQARDARLHILDVMNEAIDVPDEMSPNAPRIITVKIPVDKIGEVIGPKGKMINQIQEDTGADITIEDDGTIYIGAADGPAAEAARATINGIANPTMPEVGERYLGTVVKTTTFGAFVSLLPGKDGLLHISQIRKLAGGKRVENVEDVLAVGAKVQVEIAEIDQRGKLSLIPVIEDDDAAADTKDDAAK
- a CDS encoding M16 family metallopeptidase, which codes for MTSRTYTTTARTSSEGRAVARTQTLLKGTAGAGTVRKTTLPGGLRVVTETLPSVRSVTFGIWAHVGSRDETPSLNGATHYLEHLLFKGTGQRTALDISAAIDEVGGEMNAFTAKEYTCYYARVLDTDLPLAIDVVCDMLTGSLIETEDVDAERGVILEEIAMTEDDPGDCVHDLFAHTMLGDTPLGRPVLGSVDTVNALTADRIRRFYKKHYDPTHLVVTAAGNVDHAKVVRMVRRAFERAGALGRQDAAPMAPRSGSRAIRTAGRVELLGRKTEQAHVVLGVPGMARTDERRWAMGVLNTALGGGMSSRLFQEVREKRGLAYSVYSFTSGFADCGLFGVYAGCRPNQVHDVLGICRDELDKVAAEGLTDDEIRRAIGQLRGSTVLGLEDTGALMHRLGKSELCWGEHMSVDEMLARISAVTPDEVRELARDVLGARPSLSVIGPLKDRQAARLDDAVA